In Diadema setosum chromosome 2, eeDiaSeto1, whole genome shotgun sequence, the DNA window aGGTTTAGAATTTaagcaataatttcatttctatttttttaagaTAACTGATTCTACAGCTACTACATATTTATAGTATGAATCATTCTGAAATCAATGAACTGAAAAGGACCTGCACATGCTCTTTAATCTTTCCCTGACAACATAAAAGTAGGGTACGCAATGATCACGAGCACTGGTGTATCTGTAATTCATCCCATTCAGCATGCATTCTACGGTGCAACCTAACCTAGGACCATGACTCCTAACGACTGTACCAATGACATGACATGATCGTGCAAGATCAGTGTTACGAAAGTGACTTGAATCAAGCGATGGGCCCTGTGAATCTGTCAGTCACGACCTTCAGCACgagttcatttcaatttgacCCACAAGATTCACACACAAGCACCGAGTCATAATGCCCAAGCTTTACAATGAAGACATTGTCATTGAGTACTCCACAGTCTTACCATACATTGCATTGTGCACTTATACGGGATgaatcaaaaacaacaataaacaatTGCATCAATTTATTATCCTTAAAATCATCATCTATGTGGAATGTAAACATAAACTGGAATGAGTGTACTATGTACTGACTGCTACAGAATCACAAAAACGGaactttcatttcaaacatgacaaatacaataGGTCACTACACATATAATTTATGAATAATAATCAAGATTCATACCTACACTTAAATGCACAAAGCTGTGATTTCCAATCCTACACCATGCAAGCTGACATACTTAAAACAGGTGTTTGGTCTGCAGAAAATTGCCAGAACAATGATTGATGAGAGCATAATACAGTGATCAaaggtgaaaacaaaaagacttTGGTGTCTTCATAAAAGCAGTACTAGCTAAACACATGCTCAAACTCTGACGAGTTCTATGATACACTACACAAATTGATTGTATGATTATATAACAATTTTCCACCAAACAACAACCTGACTGACATTAATTAAAACGAAAATGTGGAAACAGCACATGCTGTTTGTCATGTGACCATAACCGTGAAAACTGTTTCATTGATCTGCATTGAAACTGTATCAATGATGCAGCACTACAAGTGTTTCATTGTCTATGATGAAACAGGAACAGTGATTTATCATTTGGCAAATCTAGCTGTATACCCACTAGGATTATCATAAATGCCCTGTcacaagacaaaaaaacaaacaaacaaacaaaaaaacatctTAAATCTGTAGAATATTTGTAAAAGATcatattttgtcatcatcacagCAGTATCTGACACATCCTTTTTGACAAAaagtcttttcttcttttcttttctttttttttcacttgccTGCTACAGTAAAAGTTAATCATCAGTGATTGTACctacaaacaaaagaaaaaaacaacaacaacaaaagagataaaaacaCCCAACAGATTTTATGAAATTCATCTGACCTGATTATTTCTTGCATTGTGTTATTCAGGGCTTATATTGATATTGTTCTTGCACATTTATACCAACAATTCTGCAGTTTGACAGTCATAGTGTGTTTAATCTTGGCATAGCAATTGGAGTTCTAAGTACAATTCCAAGGTTTTAAGTACATCAAATGCCATGTTTTAATCATATGTAATTGTAAacactaaatctgaaaaaaaaagcactctcataaaaatcaaatttcatccACATTTCATGTCATCTATATCAGTCCTATATGACAGCAGCATTTAAAATTCAGCCTAGGTTTCATGTATCAAGCAATTTCAATCAGTGCTAACCAGACACATATCCATTTGAGCAGGGTTATATTTCTACTCTAATACTCATGCCCAGTACATTGGTGTTGATAATGCAATTAATGTTAAATGTAAATTCTGGAaatatttcagttttattttgggTAAGGTGCATTTTGTGTCACTTTCATTATGTATAGTATGAAGGGTGCCAGCCATTCTTTTGTGACATGCATTGTCCAATGCACAAGACCTGCGATACTCTTGTTACTTACTCTGCAAAGGTTTTCCCGCATAGAGGATATAAAATGACCCAACATCAAGGTGTGCTGCCAACGAACATCATCCAGTAGCTTCTGGTTTCACTTGTTCTCTTATGATGCAGTCTAACACATCGAGTCTAGCAGCAAGGGTCTACagctgtacagctgtacataagTATGTAAGATGATATAACCCCATAACCTTGAAAATTTCATATGGCCTCAAGGTCTATAGGTCTGTGTCCTATAGGTCTAATTGTTACTATtcaaacaaatgacaaataaaacagaaaaatgtgAAGTTTCCGTCCTTTACCTACACAGAGTATTACTTCCAAGAAAGTCATCTTTAATATCTGCAATATTACATCTCTACACATAATTTCATTAATAAAAATCTGAGGGCGGATATCATCGTCATTTTGTCAGCAACAATTTCCAAACAAATTCAACAAATGATTCCTTTATTGAATGAATTCTAATAcagaagacaaagaaaaaagttaaatgttATGTTGATGACTGGTCAACAAGCACATCTTCTTTGCCTAAATCTGTGTTAAAGTAGTTATGGATGTGGCAAGATTCAGGTGTGCATGACACGCATGGTGTCAAACATGATGACCACAGAAGCATCAAGCTGTCCATATATGTGTAGATAGACACACCAGCCGTATATATCTGCAGCAATTTGTGAATGGTCAATACACAGAGCATTTCATGGAAATCTTTGTGGGAAGATGAAAACATTGTGTGGATGGGCATGGTGAAGTTTGTACATGGTTGGAAGAAATTGTACACCTAGTCGGATGATAAATTCGCTCCAAGTGTGCAAAAATACTGTGGGgtggatatatatataactacacatataaatacatacaaatgGCCTGAAGATGACCAGACTAAAACTgaccgaaaaagaaaaaaaaaaataggctggtgTAATATGTGACTGATCAACCAAGCAAAGAGGTATGAATGTCAGTGAAAAGAGAACTGTCGCAGATGAGGTATCAAGTATGTGATTTCTGCCACTCCTACGTTTGTTTGGATATCTCCTACGTGGTCCAATTTCTCATCATACAGACAGGAACCTTCAGCATCCTTGCACAATACAGGATCACAATCCTAAAGAAAATTACTCCAATATATAACAGAGTAATTGTGTCTATAGTAAGAAGACTTCTCATGGCTTATGTGTGCATATATCGGGCAAGAATGATGATGCTCCTCAAATACCCTCACTTGATATCACCAATGTGCATAGAAACATTAACACAcagcataaaaacaacaaacgaCACTCAATTTCtgagttcagaaaaaaaaaatgatgtgaagCAAATATTAATGAAAGCTTTACAGTTCATGAAGCAAGAAATCTACAGACATGTCAGAATGCTTTCCTgcatttaacattttttttctttttgtttgagtAAAGGCATCAATGATGCCAAAACACTGATGAATATCACTGACAAAGACGTCTTcatggtaaccatggcaacaagaGAGATCCACATGATACCTTCCTGTATCACAATTAATATTGCACTGCTATCCCTTTCACCATAAGTCGCCATCACACGAGACATGGCGCTCGACACTCAGTCATCATCGACAATGGCTTCGTTGTCGTGGTGAGGCATGTAGACGTCCAAAGGGTCAGCCTTGGGAATGCGACAGAAGCAGCATGGCACGGACGTCTCCTTCGCCTCGGACGGCTCCGGGCCACGGGCAAACACTCGGATCAGCTGACAATGGACCCTAGAAAAACAAGATAATGAATAAGCATGTTCGAGTCATATCATAAATCATCACTTCTTAACTTTTGAAACCATTGTGTGTGGTTACAGGGTGCTACGCATATATGCAAAATGGCTACAACTACAGGTACATGGACTACCTATTAACTAGTCAGCATATTTCTAAATATAAACACACAGGCATTAAGTATCCAACATAGCATTTATTACCATAAACCTACAAACAACTCTCCTCTGCAAGGGTCAACACAGACATCCCATAGTAGTGCAGGTGCAGCAACCATTTTCAAATCAGCATTAGTGATAGAGAGGGCATAATGCCAGGCACTTGTCTGAAACGCGTAGGGGTTGAATGAATGTCCATTAGACGGTGTCCTTGTTCCTTTTGTGTCTGTGACCAACTGACCATGTAAGTCTCTTGTTGTGATCAACTGACCACTTAAAGCCTTTGTTTGCTTCTTGCGCCCTGGTCACTCTACCAACCAAGCACAGCATTTGTTCCTTGTGACATTATTGtctctcttttcccttttccttgCCAAGTCCATCTCTTATTTCTCACAGTCCAGCTATTCCTCATTCTAGGGCCTAGCCTTGCTCTAGTGTTTCTACTTCCTTGTTTCACCAATGCATCTATTGTCAAGCATATTAACAACAAATTAGTGATCACAGAGGATGAAGACCTTCCTTGTCTCTAGCACTTCAAAAATTGGTCACATGACCAGATTGATATTCACATTTGCCTGCTCCTTGCCACAAGATGACAACCTGCCATACGATGTTAATCAAGTtgcagtttttatgcctccaccacgaagtgttgctggaatcattatgttttcaaaCTTGTTTAAGGACCTAATCAACGTTAACCTTCAAAAGCAAAAGGAGAATCAATTTCCCTAAACTGCTGATGCTATTTCTGTTACAGTCTGAGAAATAATGTCCCATTTGCAGAAGCACCATAGAATATCAAGCTCCTACTGTTCCAAATCCTCGCTATTGAACCCCAAAGTTGCTCCTTGCAAAATGATTGACATACTAGGATGATCTGTATGTCTATATATtcctgtcattattatcatcatcacctgtGCAGATATTACcaatttcatgttcattcaCTATTCCTAAAACTATGTTGCCATCAACACCCGGCTCTCACATTCACATATTGATGGCATACCTAACATCGATGTCCGGGGGTTCCCCAACTTCACCGTCAATGTTCCAGGAGCTGGTGCTGCCCACGCTGCCGACACTCCTCACCCGAAACGACCGGCTCTTCCTCGGGCTTTCCTCAAGGCTCTTCTTCTGGTCATTCAACTCCGACTCGGCTGGCACGGCCATCTCCAGGTCGTTGTTGAGCGAGCGAAACTTGAAGGCCTTCACCCGGTGGACCTCCACGAAGTCAAAGTTGAACTGGAGGATGAACATGAAAACTTATAGTGACAGTTTGCATACACaagggtggtgggggggggggggcacttgttTAAATGCCTGATTATCACATGACAGGCACCAATGTTGCCAGACAGACTTCCGTGGTGACCCAAATTGCTTCCGAACAAGGTCAGCTCTTTGTCATATTGGGAATTTGAGAGTTGGGGCCATTTGCTTGTTTTGGGAAGTGCAGAAGTCAATTCACTTCCTTGTCATCCTCTCTGTCTGGTTAAATGTGTGTGCCTTTATGTTCCGACAATACTCAAACTCTACAAAGTGTATTTTTAAAACCTAAGGCTAAAATTTCAAGAGCTAGGTGCATTTGAAAGTCAAATTTTTCACCTTCTGACTGACAAAAGGCAGTTTATGCTACAACTTTCTCCTACAGCAGTTTTGATACATTGCGagtgggtaggcccttttcaggaccaaatacatacccaagaaagaatacgtggtacACCATGAAGCCTTCCACTACTGCAAGTTTTGATACATCTTAAAAATAGTTggtgaattggagaaatataacCCATTCAGAGAAACAGTACAagagttgttttgttgttgttttttccttggGGTGTTTTTAAAAGAGCATCCGATTCACCCTTGTCAAACTTGGGATTCCTTGTTGACAAGCATTTTAACATGGATCATAAGATACCTATTGCCTAATATCTACAGGCTTGGGAAATCTCCtgacaaatgacaaaaaaaaaaaaactgtttcaGTTTGTAACATAGTGTTTCTCaacttatctatctatcactCAAAAAGAATCAAGGAAACGTGGTCAAAAATTGCATACCTCACCAAGTAAATCTAAACATGCATGGACAAATCCAGCATGGCTTGTTGTCAAACTTTAGCCAAAGTCACATGGCacaaaaatttcactttcacttgCTCTTTAATGTCTTCAGTAGGGGTAGTAAATAATACACATTGGGGAAAATCCATCACAAAGTACTGCTTGGAAAATGATGCCAACATCCACATAAAATAATTGTATGTTGGCTCATAATGCAAAGacataaaatgtaaatttgaagTGGGTTCATAAATTTTCAAGGGCAGCAAAGCTACATAATCATTTTGCAAACCTAATCATACATCAATAATGATTTTGTAATTGGGGCACAGACAAGATTGATTGAGTTTCAGACTTACATGGTTTCCTGACGAGGCGAGGCGGAGCATGTGTCGGAGGTAGTCGAAGCGGGAGCACTGCCTGACCAGAACGAGGTCGATGCAGCCATTGCCGAGGTGAGCGGCCGGAGACATGCCGGTGACCGTCCTGGAACATCGGCCGCTGACGAGGGCAGCGTTGATTGCCGTGAACTGACCGGTGACATAGCGCCACTTGGAGGTAGTATCGATGTCATCAAAGTCTTTCATTGGGAGAAGAGGAAGATACAAAAATATGTTACTATGCATATAATGATCTCATTACATAATTCCAATACCAAATGCAGGATCTTACTTTAAATCTAGCAAGACCCTTCACATATGAAAGACGTTCtcataacatcatttttcagctACATGACATGCACATTTTACAGCACATATGAGATTGCACTTTTTTATGCAGTTacaaggatatacatgtattgataatGTAAAATTTACTTTATCGTCCTTCAAATAAAGATGAACAAGTTCATTCTCATTCAAGTAAATGTACAAATCTCTAGATACTTATATACTTCAAATCATGCTAGAAATATTAGTCAAATCTTCAGGGAATACATTTTATGCCATCATGGAACATCAAGAACAGTTTTGCTACAGATAAATGCATGTTGAATATCAGATCATGATTCTTGCAAACAATAGGCATCAtcagcagggctgccaacactcGCCTTTCAGAGTCAAATAGATTCCAAAGAGCAATTGGGGAGAAACTTGTATATCACATGCAACTGAATGGGCAAAAATGATTTccaaaatcagggagatttcGATGTTCTTTTTATCCAGTCATGAAGAAATATTAGAAGTTTTCAGAAAGTCTCCTGCATAATTAAGGTAGACTTGGCAGCTCGCCACTATTCAAATCACAGAACTTACCATTTTTCCTGGATGTGTGATATGACTCGTGATGCTTCTGTGACCTTCGTTTTGAGCACACACCACATCTGGTGGGGAAGAGAAAGTATGCTTGTTGAAGCAGCAAGTCTCCAAAGCATGTGATCCCAACATCACCGACCAAACATAACAGAGGGTCTTATTAGCTTAATTCATGCACATGACAGTGTGTCAAGATGTGTCTATTATGTTGAACCATGGTTTAACTAACGGTAGTTCCTGGTAGTTGAGATGATTTAGTTTTGTCTTTCACAGATAGCAGGAGGGGGTGCTTATCTGACCACTGCAGcatctaatcaaaatgataTATGCTAATGATATAAGATAAATTATTattggaaaaatgagcaaaaaaaaaaaaaaagggattccACTGGGATCCATTCCattggaatcccattttctttgctcatttttccactaataaattatattcatttctgggcagttttcttctgtttgcggTTGTTATACGATATATTAAACATCAAATCATCTACATGACTTATGCTATGGTCAGGCTTATAAAAAAGTGGCCAGGGACACAAAAATCATTGAGGCATGTCTTTagcataaaaaaaatcattattgtGTGATAGAACTACCATAGATGTTTTGTTTCTAAAAACTTACACATTAAAATTTACTCTTCATTCCAAGACCCCTAAAACACTGGAAACAACTGACGTGCATCGTAGTTGGGATTTCTGTCATAAACTATTAACATGTCAAAATCAACACTGCTACAGTGATTTTCATCCAATTACCGTCATAACTCAAGACTGGCGCTGAAACATTAAGGAATCCAAATGCTGACGAGTTTCCTACATGATATATTTAAACCACACCCAATTTTTTCAAGCTGTATGAATTATGAGGGATTAATGGCTGACCTGGCCTTAAATGGAGGTCACCTGTCGATTGTTAAAGGTCATTCTGCTGTGATGGCAGAAGATTTAGTGTTCTTACCCTATCCTACAACCTTCCTTGTCCCACGGTGAGTTGTCTTCATCTTTACTGGGCAGGAAAGCCACCTCACCCCGGTACACTTGATGTTTCAGATACTCCTTTACACCTAGGGAGGGGGGAGAGTAGGACATGGGGTCAAAAGTTATTCCCAGAAGACACACATTGGTACAACTAGAGCTGAACTCATCTGAAATATTCCTTTATTGGTGCAATGTTTCTCTttaacatttctcttttttgatCAATATACAGATGGCAAGCTGTTTTACGTGTAATCCACAATCACAATCAATAACTGGTCACATACCTAACCAAGGTTAACAGTCTCTGCAACTACATACTAAAATATATTCTATACAATGGGACAGTTGCATGTTTAGTTGACTGTGTATAATGCATGCAAAGATAGAGAAATGCAATCATCATAACCACCACATCCCAATATTTCATGAGATTCACATTTGCACATACAACACTTATATTTGagcaaaaagaaatcatattgcagctgttgttttcttctttgtttgtttgtttgttctttgttcCATGTACTTTTGATGAGCCCCAAAAAGTACATGGGAATAACATCAAATGTAATATCACATGTACAACATGTTTCTTTCTAAACACATGTACCATGCATTTCTTCATCATTATCTCTCATGCTAATGGAAGCATCTATCCAATGCACGCTGTCACCACAGATGTCCTACATACCGGCAAATTCATATCGAGCTGGCCCCATCCACCGGTAGTTCTCACTCTCCTTCAGGACGTCACCAAGGAAACCGTATCCAAGGAAGGAGAAGGTGTACCTGAGCAGGGAGTTATTGTGATGAACCGAACACACGTCCAGACCAAGGGAGAAACCTGGGGAGGCATCCAAACATCAAACATACATCTTGTTTGATACTTTCACTTTGGGTTTACATCATTCTGCTGACTTGAATATGCATGAAAGGTCCTGAACCACCTTTCAAACACTTTATGTGCAAGAGCACTTAGTTtaacttgcttttttttttctccagaacTCGATAATCCCTCTGATCTAAACCCAGTTTTGATATGTCGTAGCATTAGCAAGCCCGCTCAGGTGCAGCAGTGTGTCTCAGTCCAAAAGCAGGCCATAGTGGCACAATATGAATTAGGGAGATTAAATGATCTCTATTCATAGACAATTAGTGTCCAGACATCTGTGtaaattggttaaaaaaaaaaacacaaacaaacaaacaaaaaaaaaacactccagCATGCGTGCCAATTGCTGAAAAAAAGCACAGAAAGCTTAAAAGCTATCAAATTATTTAGCTGGCTCAAGAACACCAATTTTTagcataaaattgaaatacaatgGGTTCCCATTATAACAAATGGATCAGTAgttttttgttgtagttgttgttatatcaaaatttcattacaaccgcacaaataaaaaataaaaaacacacatcGGACAATGTTGtggtctgaatttttactttgtcataaccagaattttgttataagcATATTCGTTAAAACAAAAGTGCACTGTATTGGAAAAATTAACGGCATCAGTCAAATGTTAAACATTTACACTGAAAAAAGTTTGTGTAGAATAATgaaaaatgtcacaaaaattgCAGAACAAACTTGAGAACTGATATACTCTAGCAAACAAGACACAAATATGTGACTTTGTTGGTTCCTATTGACTAATCTTATAAGATAGCTGACTGTGTCATATTATCATGTGTGCTCTTCAGTTACAAAGAATATATTAGGCCACAATCATTCAAAGACGGCACtaatattgtacaatgtagatgaATTATCAGAACTGgtgtgtttctgtttgtgtCTCTTCCATGCAATGGTTGATTTTTCTAACTTCAATCATCTTCAGCAACACTTGATTGTGTCCCTTTTCCTCATGCATTctatttctttgatttcattatctTCTCAATAGTCACTGTTTCAAAgatgataaagaagaagaaggaacaACATTTCCTCAAAACACTGCAAATAAGATCTTCTCTATCACCATACCTAAGATAATCTGTAGTGCTGAAGTAACGGGATCGTTGATACCAGTGGTGTCGTAGGCGATCACATCAGTAGAACCTAAACAATGCAAAGGGGAATAAATAGCGGGCAAAGCTGTTACTCTCACatgaaagtttgttgacccaagGTAAGATTGGCACATGAGCACCTGATAAACACAGCACTGTTTCAACTGTGCTGCCACTCAAGAGGGCAAACTCCAAAATGGGCACGCGATTCCAACGTGGCTATCAGTACCACAATAACATTGACATAGCACTATCGACCTACAGCTATCAGAATGAAAACATAACTACCATACACTGTTTAGCATGCGCTCCATGACTTGACAGTGTTTTTCAGACAATACAGAGGAACATTTCAAAGTCCGTTGACACAAAAGTTTCAGCTGCTGTTATTAAAGAGGACTATGTACTCTTatcaacatttcatatttgctatCTACTTCTTACTTGGTATTTATGGGTCTTTAACAACATATGATCACTATCTCTGTTACTAAgtgaattattaaaaaaatgaaagcataattGGTTGGAAGCAATCTATTTGATAGATGCTCCTATTCCTTGTTGCAAACAGCCCTCAATCTTGTATCAATCAATATATAATGAAAGTATATTCCCTCACGAGAACTAGTCATAATGGTAACAATAtagcatggacctactacacatggacatCCATAGGTCGTTAATTTattcatgcacctgtttctgtcaaatgCGTCACAAAAGCATTTTAAGTGTGCTTTCCTACTTTGATCTTATCATCACCGCCAGCAACCAGCCTGGATAAAAACAAGACGAcgctttgagaaatctaaaaactaCATGCGCAGAAGATAGTCAttctcttaaatcaagaaaaatgcatgtgcagttgtagtgTATATTGGAAAATTATCTCTCACGTAATTTCATTTGAGAAAGGCTCGTAATTTACAAGAGAAAGCAATTATTTTGACAGGTTGGTTGTaatttgtaatctaattttcTCCATATTCGCACATTGTTCCTgagtaaacatggacagtaaCCGTAGATGACATGTACGTTCTATCATTAAAGCATGATACATGATTGTCCACAAGTGTCCACTCCAGTAATTTTCAGTTTTGTGACAGGAAAACTGTCATGTTTCTGGCTTTGCTGCTCCCTTTCATcagtgtttattcaaaggcagttgagtctgaaaaggcacTCCGGCAAAATAAGGCCACAATGAGGGAAatggttcttttgtcagtgacgatgcacGATTGCACAATCGTCATTATCCAAGCACCTGAATGTACTCGTTAAGATGCACATATAGTCAGGTGGCAGCGGTGATGATGATAGGATCAAAGAGAGACGTTCGTTACTagtccatgtgtagtaggtccatgaaTATAGCATCCACTATATACATCCATATATATTACAATTATCAGCTTATAAATTATTCATTAACAACTATTGTGGAAATTCGTGACCTGATTGGAGTCATTCTTTTAAAATATGCCGAACACTTCAAAACCAGATAACACCTGCAACAGACTGCATACCTCATAGCACAAAGTAAAAAAGATAtcaataatgtacattgtacatgcgaTAATGCACAATGTAACATGAATGCCCTTATCACTCCTTTGATTTGTTCTTGAAATATCATcagaactccccccccccccgaaaaaaaaagaagaaaaaaatgggtaaCAATACTTCTATTTGAAAATCAAGTCTGCTGGTCTTAGTTCAAGAAACATCAACACAAATCTTTTTTGAGCATATCTGCTTTGGATAGGCATGTTCCCACATTGATACAacttctaagaaaaaaaaaaaaaaaaaaaaaaaaaattaccatcataattcaaattatttcattttggagagttgtttttttttgtttttgtttttaagtggcaatgtcttcttttgtttgatttggcATTCTGTACCTAACGACACATTGACGATTTCAGTACAAAAAGCCTGGAAGCAAGTCTAGCAGACTATACCAGGGCTTCAAAAGACATACCTGCTGGTATGACTCCGAACCTCACAGTTGGGGGTACTGGCACAGAGGCTGGGTCATCGGGGTCGATTCCATTCTCATTCTGGGTCCTCACCAGCATGCCATTGACAAATTCGGCAAATGTGCCGTCGCCCCCGACGCACACGACGCTGCAGACGAAA includes these proteins:
- the LOC140240267 gene encoding ceramide kinase-like, with amino-acid sequence MQLDQHPNTTSSSERSLTELQATFVVDKKSYVVRLSSNCLSWRESSSSQHRKTFRHHHVHRCVQTSHIVGVKMNAPSDQLTNGSPVITLTNVGQLFHVLGTNQDAANASFTVFVGKSCSNMKWKVQEFVFSSPDQELCQRWVERIKEIIEGDPDRPHRLQVIINPYGGKGKAPSIYETRVAPLFEIAGIKTSVTVTKNADHARALGVSMNLHGVDGVVCVGGDGTFAEFVNGMLVRTQNENGIDPDDPASVPVPPTVRFGVIPAGSTDVIAYDTTGINDPVTSALQIILGFSLGLDVCSVHHNNSLLRYTFSFLGYGFLGDVLKESENYRWMGPARYEFAGVKEYLKHQVYRGEVAFLPSKDEDNSPWDKEGCRIGCGVCSKRRSQKHHESYHTSRKNDFDDIDTTSKWRYVTGQFTAINAALVSGRCSRTVTGMSPAAHLGNGCIDLVLVRQCSRFDYLRHMLRLASSGNHFNFDFVEVHRVKAFKFRSLNNDLEMAVPAESELNDQKKSLEESPRKSRSFRVRSVGSVGSTSSWNIDGEVGEPPDIDVRVHCQLIRVFARGPEPSEAKETSVPCCFCRIPKADPLDVYMPHHDNEAIVDDD